A window of Clostridium sp. Marseille-P299 contains these coding sequences:
- a CDS encoding RNA polymerase sigma factor, whose protein sequence is MTDEEILTLICKKNELGLSMMAEKYEKLLIYIATGILGNHVRDIEECVNDTYLKFWRNAESYDMNQASLPTYLKVIVRNTAINKLRDLKRHEDKLYVEDVSDIANAVTDHNQNIENQMVRKENVKKLNAVIASLPEKDRELVIRKYFYLQSSKIIGKAMNMTVTAVDSRLSRLRTKVKNVFDDMEYQERGKRSDR, encoded by the coding sequence TTGACAGATGAAGAGATACTTACTCTGATTTGTAAGAAAAATGAACTCGGTTTGTCGATGATGGCAGAGAAGTATGAAAAATTGCTTATTTATATAGCTACAGGTATATTAGGAAATCACGTTAGAGATATAGAGGAATGTGTAAATGATACATATCTTAAATTTTGGCGAAATGCAGAAAGTTATGATATGAATCAAGCCTCACTTCCTACATATTTGAAAGTGATCGTACGAAATACAGCAATAAATAAATTACGAGATTTAAAAAGACATGAAGATAAATTATATGTAGAGGATGTTTCGGACATAGCAAATGCAGTAACAGATCATAATCAGAACATTGAAAATCAAATGGTTCGTAAAGAGAATGTGAAAAAGTTGAATGCAGTCATTGCTAGCTTACCTGAGAAAGATAGAGAATTAGTCATTAGAAAGTACTTTTATTTGCAATCTTCTAAAATCATAGGAAAAGCGATGAATATGACGGTGACAGCGGTAGACAGTAGATTATCACGTCTTAGAACTAAGGTGAAAAATGTATTTGATGATATGGAGTACCAAGAAAGGGGGAAACGAAGTGATCGATAG